A section of the Veillonella criceti genome encodes:
- the yhbY gene encoding ribosome assembly RNA-binding protein YhbY, whose product MTGKQKRFLRALASTMPAVVMIGKGGLEASVVDSARAAITARELIKVKVLNNAPVDPTDTFEELADMLGAELVQVIGHNGVLYKAKKEPKIILPQ is encoded by the coding sequence ATGACAGGGAAACAAAAACGATTTTTACGAGCCTTAGCAAGCACAATGCCAGCCGTTGTTATGATTGGCAAAGGTGGTTTAGAAGCCTCTGTCGTGGATAGTGCAAGGGCTGCTATTACGGCACGGGAATTAATTAAAGTCAAAGTATTAAATAATGCACCAGTGGACCCAACAGATACATTTGAAGAATTAGCAGATATGTTAGGTGCAGAATTAGTGCAAGTAATAGGCCATAATGGCGTATTATATAAAGCCAAAAAAGAGCCTAAAATTATTTTACCTCAATAA
- a CDS encoding murein hydrolase activator EnvC family protein: MANNKLSMRVAAVLLSTTVLASIPFGTLRAEDEDLTNQLSGIQQQMDEASNKKANAEVTITNVSEQLHQIQVELDQATSNLKNYEQQRMAVEKEIVKNEKLLAEAQARLATREGVFNKRVRDIYINGRLSYIEVIIGAKDFSDFANRLEMLKRIIDADIKLISSIKTEREEIAQRKAELEADRAKVVELENKAREAQAVIQKKKDEQSAILAKAQNDKAVAEQMQADLQASSNAIKAMLQQRAAERAAAAAASAAAQSGGSSGGGGYTYVQGSGQLGWPVSGVITSDFGWREHPIFGRQILHSGIDIGVDEGTPVHAADGGYVEYSGWMDGYGYVVVIDHGNGMSTLYGHNSDLAVSEGESVGKGSVIAYAGSTGNSTGPHVHFEVRVNGDPVDPQGYL, from the coding sequence ATGGCAAATAATAAATTATCCATGCGTGTAGCTGCCGTTCTTTTAAGTACTACTGTATTAGCATCTATTCCATTTGGTACCTTACGAGCAGAAGATGAAGACTTAACGAATCAGTTAAGCGGTATTCAACAACAGATGGATGAAGCGAGTAATAAGAAAGCAAATGCTGAAGTTACAATAACAAATGTATCTGAGCAATTGCATCAAATTCAAGTGGAGTTGGATCAAGCGACTAGTAATTTAAAAAATTATGAACAGCAACGCATGGCTGTAGAAAAAGAAATTGTTAAAAATGAAAAACTACTGGCAGAAGCTCAAGCTCGTTTAGCAACACGAGAAGGTGTATTTAATAAACGAGTACGGGATATTTATATCAATGGACGTCTTAGTTATATAGAAGTTATTATAGGGGCTAAAGACTTCAGTGATTTTGCCAATCGTTTAGAAATGCTTAAACGTATTATTGATGCTGATATTAAATTAATCAGCAGTATTAAAACAGAACGAGAAGAAATTGCACAGCGTAAAGCAGAGTTAGAAGCGGATCGTGCTAAAGTTGTAGAACTTGAAAATAAAGCGCGGGAAGCTCAAGCTGTTATTCAGAAGAAAAAAGATGAACAATCTGCTATTTTAGCTAAGGCTCAGAATGATAAGGCAGTCGCTGAACAGATGCAGGCTGATTTACAAGCGTCTTCTAATGCGATTAAAGCCATGTTACAACAGCGAGCTGCTGAACGCGCGGCGGCAGCAGCAGCGTCTGCAGCTGCTCAAAGTGGTGGTAGTAGCGGTGGTGGCGGTTACACCTATGTACAGGGATCAGGACAGTTAGGCTGGCCTGTATCGGGTGTTATCACCTCTGATTTTGGTTGGCGTGAACATCCTATCTTTGGTCGTCAAATACTTCACTCTGGTATTGATATTGGGGTGGATGAAGGCACACCAGTTCATGCCGCTGATGGTGGTTATGTTGAATATTCTGGCTGGATGGACGGTTATGGTTATGTAGTTGTTATTGACCATGGTAATGGCATGTCTACTTTATATGGTCATAACTCTGATTTGGCTGTATCAGAAGGTGAATCGGTAGGCAAAGGCTCAGTTATAGCATATGCTGGTAGTACGGGGAACTCCACAGGTCCGCATGTACATTTTGAAGTACGTGTTAATGGTGATCCTGTAGACCCTCAAGGATATTTATAA
- the proB gene encoding glutamate 5-kinase, with the protein MSGREEVQVVEHCSKEREALTKAQRIVVKVGTSTLTYSNGRLNLNRIEAIVKQLADLANQGKEMILVSSGAVGAGLAPLGFKEKPKDIAMKQAAAAVGQGILLHMYEKLFREYGHTVGQILLTREDSTHRSRYVNLRNTLFSLIDLGVIPIINENDVVAIDEVKIGDNDTLSATVASIVEADLLIILSDIEGLYTANPQIDPSATLISTVETITPHIYEISGGAGTTRGTGGMFTKIEAANIAVNSGVHMVIASGEHSDSIQVVAQGGLRGTHFVARDTKPHMRKRWMAFGSRLKGAVSVDAGCATAILKNGSSLLPVGITEVIGEFHEGETISILYNNEEIARGMVNFASKDIDLIKGCNSHEIADRLHVQTAHAEAIHRDNLVILR; encoded by the coding sequence ATGAGTGGGAGAGAGGAAGTACAAGTAGTAGAACATTGTTCTAAAGAGCGAGAGGCTCTAACTAAGGCACAGCGTATTGTTGTGAAAGTAGGCACTAGTACGCTTACTTATTCAAATGGTCGTTTAAATTTGAACCGTATTGAAGCAATAGTAAAACAATTAGCTGATTTAGCGAATCAAGGCAAAGAGATGATTTTGGTTAGTTCTGGCGCGGTAGGTGCTGGATTAGCTCCTTTGGGTTTTAAAGAAAAGCCCAAAGATATTGCCATGAAACAAGCAGCCGCCGCTGTAGGGCAAGGAATTTTGCTTCATATGTATGAAAAGTTATTTCGCGAATATGGTCATACAGTGGGACAAATTTTATTGACTCGAGAAGATAGTACACATCGCTCACGTTATGTTAACTTACGAAATACTTTATTTTCTCTCATTGATTTAGGTGTCATTCCTATCATTAATGAAAATGATGTAGTGGCTATTGATGAAGTTAAGATTGGTGACAATGACACCTTATCAGCCACTGTGGCCAGTATTGTAGAAGCTGATTTATTAATTATTTTATCTGACATTGAAGGTTTATATACAGCCAACCCGCAAATAGATCCAAGTGCTACTTTAATATCTACTGTAGAAACGATTACACCACATATTTATGAAATTTCAGGTGGTGCTGGTACCACTCGTGGTACGGGTGGTATGTTCACTAAAATAGAGGCTGCCAATATTGCCGTTAATTCAGGGGTTCACATGGTCATTGCTTCAGGTGAACATAGCGACTCTATTCAAGTTGTCGCTCAAGGGGGACTTCGAGGCACGCATTTTGTTGCTAGAGATACAAAGCCTCATATGAGAAAACGTTGGATGGCGTTTGGTTCACGTCTTAAAGGAGCCGTTTCTGTAGATGCTGGTTGTGCGACTGCTATTTTGAAAAATGGTTCTAGTTTATTACCTGTGGGGATTACTGAAGTTATAGGTGAGTTTCACGAAGGGGAGACAATTAGTATCCTCTATAATAATGAAGAAATTGCACGGGGAATGGTTAATTTTGCCTCTAAAGATATTGATTTGATTAAGGGCTGTAACTCTCATGAAATCGCAGATCGTCTACATGTGCAAACAGCTCATGCAGAAGCAATTCATCGTGATAATTTAGTTATCTTGCGATAG
- the obgE gene encoding GTPase ObgE has protein sequence MFIDRARIFVKAGDGGNGMSSFRREKYVPNGGPNGGDGGKGADIILKADRNINTLVDFRYKRQFKGPAGEGGQSSNKYGRGAENMIIPVPLGTTVKDEESGKLMADLIEDGQTYVVAKGGRGGRGNAHFHTSANRAPTFAEKGEPGEERWLQLELKVLADVGLLGYPSVGKSSIIRKVSSAKPEVAAYHFTTLTPVLGVVSVSEGQSFVMADIPGLIEGASEGVGLGHSFLRHVERSNILIHVLDVSGMEGRDPIEDFHTINAELAKYSEKLSKKPQLIALNKIDMLQDEETLPRVSAYFKDKGYEVFPVNALTGEGLPDLVARAWYYVENYVPEPEAVDDTVLYEAKPDTDFTITRGDDASFIISGPRIEKLVAMTNLEDEQALRRFQKIWSYMDLDRRLKERGCKDGDEVVIGDQRFTFHDL, from the coding sequence ATGTTTATCGATCGTGCACGAATTTTTGTGAAAGCCGGTGACGGCGGCAACGGGATGAGTAGTTTCCGACGCGAAAAGTATGTTCCTAATGGCGGCCCAAACGGCGGCGATGGCGGTAAAGGAGCAGACATCATTTTAAAAGCAGACAGAAATATCAATACTCTTGTTGATTTTAGATATAAACGTCAATTTAAAGGCCCTGCTGGTGAAGGGGGACAAAGTAGTAATAAATATGGTCGTGGCGCTGAAAATATGATCATTCCGGTGCCCTTGGGAACGACTGTCAAAGACGAAGAAAGTGGTAAATTAATGGCTGACCTTATAGAAGACGGTCAGACTTATGTTGTAGCCAAAGGTGGCCGTGGTGGTCGTGGTAATGCTCATTTCCATACCAGTGCTAATCGAGCACCTACTTTTGCTGAAAAAGGGGAGCCTGGAGAAGAACGATGGCTACAATTAGAATTAAAAGTATTAGCTGATGTTGGTTTATTAGGGTATCCGAGCGTAGGTAAGTCTAGTATTATTCGTAAAGTATCTTCGGCTAAACCTGAAGTAGCGGCGTACCATTTTACCACCTTAACACCTGTTTTAGGGGTGGTTTCTGTAAGTGAGGGTCAAAGTTTTGTCATGGCCGATATTCCAGGTCTCATTGAAGGGGCTAGTGAAGGGGTAGGTCTTGGTCACTCCTTCTTACGCCATGTGGAGCGCAGTAATATTTTGATTCACGTTTTAGATGTATCAGGTATGGAAGGACGAGACCCTATTGAAGATTTCCATACGATTAATGCAGAATTGGCAAAATATAGTGAAAAATTAAGCAAAAAACCACAACTGATTGCTTTAAATAAAATAGACATGCTACAAGATGAGGAAACATTACCGCGTGTAAGTGCATATTTTAAAGATAAAGGGTATGAAGTATTTCCTGTTAATGCGCTTACTGGTGAGGGATTACCTGATTTAGTAGCACGTGCTTGGTATTATGTAGAAAACTATGTACCAGAGCCAGAAGCAGTTGATGATACTGTTTTATATGAAGCAAAGCCAGATACTGATTTTACAATTACTCGTGGTGATGATGCTTCCTTTATTATTAGTGGTCCACGTATTGAAAAATTAGTGGCTATGACTAATTTAGAAGATGAGCAAGCGCTTCGTCGTTTCCAGAAAATATGGTCTTATATGGATTTAGACCGACGTTTGAAAGAACGAGGTTGTAAAGATGGCGATGAAGTTGTCATTGGGGACCAACGTTTTACATTCCATGATTTATAA
- the ftsX gene encoding permease-like cell division protein FtsX → MKLRTFRYFVKEALKSMTRNGLMTLASISTVALSLFILGVFTCGVVNLNNLASNLESQVEISIYMKDGLTTNQVMEVGKKLKALPKVKNLEFVNKDEAMKRFKERLGDQQGLVSALDGNNPLPSAYVITFEDPEEVKNTAKLVATFPEVESAHYGQDVIEQIFKMTQIIRIGGIALIAFLAGATLFIISNTIRLTVFARRKEIGIMKYVGATNWFIRWPFLIEGMLLGFIGGAIATACVWEFYHFITVEVENSLAFLPLVPMLPFFYDLSAILLGVGVLVGAIGSTISLKQYMKV, encoded by the coding sequence ATGAAGCTTAGAACATTTAGATACTTTGTGAAAGAAGCGCTTAAGTCCATGACACGGAATGGTCTTATGACATTGGCGTCTATTTCAACGGTAGCCTTATCTTTGTTTATTCTTGGTGTATTTACTTGCGGTGTTGTTAACTTAAACAATTTAGCTTCTAACTTGGAAAGCCAAGTAGAAATAAGTATCTATATGAAAGATGGCTTAACAACTAATCAAGTTATGGAAGTTGGTAAGAAGTTAAAAGCATTGCCTAAGGTTAAAAACCTCGAATTTGTTAATAAAGACGAAGCCATGAAACGATTTAAAGAACGTTTAGGTGATCAACAAGGTTTGGTATCCGCTTTAGATGGTAATAATCCATTGCCTTCAGCGTATGTAATTACCTTTGAAGATCCAGAAGAAGTAAAAAATACGGCTAAGTTAGTTGCGACTTTCCCTGAAGTTGAGAGCGCTCACTACGGGCAAGATGTGATTGAACAAATTTTCAAAATGACACAAATTATCCGTATTGGTGGTATTGCACTAATCGCTTTCTTGGCAGGCGCTACTTTATTTATCATTTCTAATACCATTCGTTTGACTGTATTTGCACGTCGTAAAGAAATCGGCATTATGAAATATGTAGGCGCTACTAACTGGTTTATTCGTTGGCCATTCCTCATTGAAGGCATGTTATTAGGTTTTATCGGTGGTGCTATTGCCACTGCTTGTGTATGGGAATTTTATCATTTTATTACAGTGGAAGTTGAAAATTCCTTGGCCTTTTTACCATTGGTACCTATGTTACCATTCTTCTATGATTTGAGTGCGATCCTTTTAGGTGTTGGTGTATTAGTAGGGGCCATTGGTTCTACTATTTCTTTAAAACAGTATATGAAAGTATAG
- a CDS encoding S41 family peptidase, whose product MKENFIKRWLPDSLKSGIQFAIKFTIAGLVFLWLVFWYISGSPAGAIKFFFTYFVASHFYMDPVAKNTLFEGSLAGMIDSLGEPHSQFLNEKAFNDIYMQTSGSYSGVGIVLGQDKEGLMKVATAIEGQPAATAGIKSGDIIVAIDGIKTSTLAMEDASKMIRGEEGTQVTLSVMRDNEIKEYIITRQQITLPTVKGRMLDDHIGYIRISQFAEPTGPDFAKIYKELKEKGMTKLVLDLRDNPGGLLTTAQEVSDYILPAGPIVTIQDRSGRVESYDSKGLEATIPLVVLINQGSASASEIIAGAVQDEKVGTIVGTNSYGKGTVQTVLSVLGDEGIKITIAKYHTPNDRVIDGTGIKPDVEVALPEEISSEADDTQLQKAIEILMTK is encoded by the coding sequence ATGAAAGAGAATTTTATTAAGCGTTGGTTGCCAGACTCTTTAAAGTCTGGTATCCAATTTGCTATTAAATTTACAATTGCAGGTCTTGTATTTTTATGGCTTGTATTTTGGTATATTTCAGGTTCTCCTGCAGGCGCCATTAAATTCTTCTTTACCTATTTTGTAGCTAGTCACTTTTATATGGACCCTGTTGCTAAGAACACCTTATTTGAAGGTAGTTTAGCAGGTATGATTGATTCGTTAGGTGAACCGCATAGTCAATTTTTAAATGAAAAAGCATTTAACGATATTTATATGCAAACTTCAGGTAGTTATAGTGGTGTAGGTATCGTGCTTGGTCAGGACAAGGAAGGCCTTATGAAAGTCGCTACGGCTATTGAAGGACAACCGGCGGCTACAGCAGGTATTAAGTCTGGCGATATTATAGTGGCTATTGATGGTATCAAAACGAGTACCTTGGCTATGGAAGATGCTTCAAAAATGATTCGTGGCGAAGAAGGCACTCAAGTCACCCTTAGTGTAATGCGTGATAATGAGATTAAAGAGTATATAATCACACGTCAACAAATTACATTGCCAACTGTAAAAGGAAGAATGTTGGATGACCATATTGGCTATATTCGCATTAGTCAGTTTGCAGAGCCAACGGGCCCTGATTTTGCAAAGATTTATAAAGAGTTAAAAGAGAAGGGCATGACAAAACTTGTCCTTGATTTACGTGATAATCCTGGTGGTCTTCTTACAACAGCGCAGGAAGTATCTGATTATATTTTGCCAGCCGGCCCTATTGTTACCATTCAAGATCGGTCTGGACGAGTAGAATCTTATGATTCTAAAGGGTTAGAGGCAACGATTCCTCTAGTTGTTTTAATTAATCAAGGCTCAGCGAGCGCCTCTGAAATCATTGCAGGGGCTGTACAAGATGAAAAAGTAGGTACCATTGTAGGTACTAATAGTTATGGTAAAGGTACAGTACAAACAGTATTAAGTGTATTAGGTGATGAAGGTATTAAGATAACAATTGCTAAGTATCATACACCTAATGACCGTGTTATTGATGGTACTGGTATTAAACCGGATGTGGAAGTGGCTCTTCCTGAAGAGATATCATCAGAAGCTGATGACACACAACTTCAAAAAGCAATTGAGATTTTAATGACAAAATAA
- the ftsE gene encoding cell division ATP-binding protein FtsE: MIDFNHVNKVYDNGSLALDDVTIHIEKGEFVLICGPSGAGKSTFIKLLSHEVVPDSGTVIVNDMEVSHLKKRKIPYLRRRLGIVFQDFRLLPNKTVSENIAFALEVIEEKPKVIKERVAAVLEMVGLSHKANDLPQDLSGGEQQRVAIARAIVNKPLVLIADEPTGNLDPNTSKGIVELFKTINNSGTTIVMVTHDMEMVKYLNKRVIALEDGRVTSDRMRGAEFNEA, encoded by the coding sequence ATGATTGATTTTAACCATGTCAACAAAGTCTACGACAATGGCTCGTTAGCTTTGGATGACGTAACTATACATATTGAGAAGGGTGAGTTCGTACTCATTTGTGGTCCTAGTGGGGCTGGGAAATCCACGTTTATAAAACTATTATCACATGAAGTCGTACCTGATTCGGGAACCGTTATCGTAAATGACATGGAAGTATCTCATTTGAAAAAACGGAAGATTCCGTATTTACGTCGTCGTTTAGGTATTGTATTTCAGGATTTCCGCTTATTACCTAATAAAACGGTATCAGAAAATATTGCGTTTGCTCTTGAGGTTATTGAAGAAAAACCTAAAGTGATTAAGGAGCGCGTTGCCGCTGTATTAGAGATGGTTGGTCTTAGTCATAAGGCTAATGATTTACCACAAGATCTTAGTGGTGGTGAACAACAGCGTGTAGCAATTGCGCGTGCTATTGTTAATAAACCATTAGTACTTATTGCTGATGAACCAACGGGTAACTTGGACCCTAATACAAGTAAAGGTATTGTTGAGCTTTTTAAAACAATTAATAATTCAGGTACAACGATTGTCATGGTTACTCATGATATGGAAATGGTTAAGTATTTGAATAAGCGGGTTATTGCATTGGAAGATGGCCGCGTAACGAGTGATAGAATGCGAGGTGCTGAATTCAATGAAGCTTAG